The DNA segment GAGAAATCTTAAACAGTCACATGAAAATGGCTTATGCAGCGCTTGCAATTGCTGAAAGCTGTCATGGAGAAGTTGAGGTAGAAGCAGCAGCAATGACCGTTTCTCGTGCACCTAAAATACAGATAGAAGTCAAAAATGTTATGGGCGTACTTATCCCCTCAGTTACGGTTGAGGCATTGCCGCCTCAAGAAATCGATTTTGAAGGTCGCTTTCTAACCTCAAGTGCTAAAATAGACGAGGCTTCTGAGGCATTTAAAAAAGCCCTTGATATGATAGTCAAGCTCGCTGAAACTGAAAGCGCTATGAGGCGCCTTATAAAAGAAATAGAGCATACAAAAAGAAGAGTAAACTCTCTGGAATACATTATAATTCCTCGTCTTAAGCTTCAAGCCAGAACAATTGCCTTCTATCTTGAAGAAATGGAACGAAATTCGTTTTTTATGCTTAAAATGATTAAAAAGAAATTGGAATAAAACGGTTAAAACAAAAAGTCTTTTTCCTCTACATCTAAAATTAGAACAGCTGCCACCTATAAGCACTAAACACGTCTACGTCTACTACTCATTTCACTCCGTTTTCTCCTTATAAGCTCTTGCTTTATTGATAACTGCATATTGGGGTCTACATTCTCATCAACCATAACATTTGCTCCAATCCAACAACCATTCCCAATCATCTTTCCTGGCATGACTGAGGAGAGCACCCCCATCTTTACATCATCTCCTATAATTGCACCCAGTTTGTTTCTTTTTGTATCAACAATAACGTCATTGACCTTTGTCTTTATGTTACTTTCATCAAAGCGAAAATTTGCGATTTGTACGCCGGCACCAAAATTACATCTTTCGCCGACTATGCTATCACCTATGTAAGCAAGATGTTTTGCATTGACTGAATCAAATACGATGCTGTTTTTAACTGTCGTAGAGTCTCCGATACAGCAGTTTGCTCCAATGCTTGTAGCTCCACGTACATAAGAATGTGGACCAATAACTGAGTTTTCACCAACATAAAGTGGCCCTTCAATGTAACTTGAGATTATTTTTGCATCTTTTTCCATGTAGACCTTTCCTCTTATAATCGAACCTTCAACATCTCCAAACCTAGCTGGAAGTCTTTCAAGGAGAAATCTGTTAGCATCAAAAAGCTGCCATGGAAGACCCATGTCTAACCAGTAGTCCGAAATTTCGACACCGCATGCATTCCCATCTTTAAGAAGATCAGTTACCTCATATTCGCCTCGGGGAGAGACTTTTATCATTTCCATTTTCTTAAAAACCGACGGCTCAAACACATAAATTGAACAGTTAGTAAGACCCTCCTTTGGTTTTTTTGGCTTTTCTTCGAAAGACACTATTCGTCCATTTTCTAAATTGGCTATCCCATAGTCTTCAGGATTCTCAATCCTTTTTAAAGCTGCAGTAATCTCCCCACAATGAGCATTAGCAAGCTTCCTAAAT comes from the Candidatus Anstonellales archaeon genome and includes:
- a CDS encoding V-type ATP synthase subunit D; this translates as MEERINPTRMELLKARQRTKLATKGHSLLKQKRDALVLEFFNLLKKAADLREILNSHMKMAYAALAIAESCHGEVEVEAAAMTVSRAPKIQIEVKNVMGVLIPSVTVEALPPQEIDFEGRFLTSSAKIDEASEAFKKALDMIVKLAETESAMRRLIKEIEHTKRRVNSLEYIIIPRLKLQARTIAFYLEEMERNSFFMLKMIKKKLE
- a CDS encoding sugar phosphate nucleotidyltransferase, yielding MTISEAVVLAAGEGKRLRPLTYTRPKCMINLAGKPILRHVIENLKEVGVKRVVIVIGYKKERILEYFEKINLGIKIEFVVQKKRYGTAAAFLEARELVNGTFFGVAGDIITEANVFRKLANAHCGEITAALKRIENPEDYGIANLENGRIVSFEEKPKKPKEGLTNCSIYVFEPSVFKKMEMIKVSPRGEYEVTDLLKDGNACGVEISDYWLDMGLPWQLFDANRFLLERLPARFGDVEGSIIRGKVYMEKDAKIISSYIEGPLYVGENSVIGPHSYVRGATSIGANCCIGDSTTVKNSIVFDSVNAKHLAYIGDSIVGERCNFGAGVQIANFRFDESNIKTKVNDVIVDTKRNKLGAIIGDDVKMGVLSSVMPGKMIGNGCWIGANVMVDENVDPNMQLSIKQELIRRKRSEMSSRRRRV